The following are encoded in a window of Streptomyces sp. SAT1 genomic DNA:
- a CDS encoding fused response regulator/phosphatase encodes MTIPRQPDEKPALILLVDDNPTNRYVLGTTLRRAGHQVVEAADGQEGLARAADPEAPPEVVLVDVRLPDMTGFEVCERIKVDPRTASLPVIHVSASAISASDRTQGLNRGADAYLTEPIAPGELLATVTATLRYTRARRRAETLAQRLGLLNRTTLGLYSAMSAAALARTAAEGTAAVLGCAAEVVLSDPEGRTVHYAALAPGLPADSGTVPAVPAEIFERHALGAAVGAAVETVADSWTAPHTGGQPHGTRAVALARTKPGRPPAAVVVPTDAVPTPADTDLLTQLAHATALALEALRSYDEEHALALKLQRSFLPEALPSPEGVDLAVRYDPASRHTEIGGDFYEAVQTPDGLVLAVGDVAGHSLEAAMVMGQVRHALRAYALDGHAPDQIQVRLEKVLAINDPVRAATLCIIQIDRTAGVLRVANAGHIPPVFRDSDGRTWLHHEHGPLLGMDLPHPPPAEVPLTPGTEFVLVTDGLIERRGVDLDKALVSLREAVARGPASPEAMCEALMTAFPPDGKDDVAILAARLR; translated from the coding sequence ATGACGATCCCCCGGCAGCCCGACGAGAAGCCCGCACTGATCCTCCTCGTCGACGACAACCCGACCAACCGCTACGTGCTGGGCACCACCCTGCGCCGCGCGGGCCACCAGGTGGTGGAGGCCGCCGACGGCCAGGAGGGACTGGCCCGCGCCGCCGACCCCGAAGCGCCCCCCGAAGTCGTCCTGGTCGACGTACGGCTGCCCGACATGACGGGGTTCGAGGTGTGCGAGCGGATCAAGGTGGACCCGCGCACGGCATCGCTGCCGGTCATCCATGTCTCCGCGTCGGCGATCAGCGCCTCCGACCGCACACAGGGCCTCAACCGGGGCGCCGACGCCTACCTCACCGAACCGATAGCGCCCGGCGAACTCCTCGCCACCGTCACGGCGACACTGCGCTACACCCGCGCCAGGCGCCGCGCCGAGACCCTGGCGCAGCGGCTCGGCCTGCTCAACCGCACCACGCTCGGACTGTACTCGGCGATGTCGGCCGCCGCCCTGGCCCGCACGGCGGCCGAGGGTACCGCCGCCGTGCTCGGCTGCGCCGCCGAAGTCGTCCTCAGCGACCCGGAGGGCCGTACGGTCCATTACGCGGCCCTCGCACCCGGGCTGCCCGCCGACAGCGGCACGGTACCCGCGGTACCGGCGGAGATCTTCGAACGGCACGCGCTCGGAGCCGCCGTGGGAGCGGCGGTGGAGACGGTGGCGGACTCCTGGACCGCCCCGCACACCGGCGGACAGCCGCACGGCACCCGAGCGGTCGCGCTGGCACGCACCAAGCCCGGCCGCCCCCCGGCCGCCGTCGTCGTCCCCACCGACGCGGTGCCGACCCCCGCCGACACCGACCTGCTGACCCAGCTGGCCCACGCCACCGCACTGGCCCTGGAGGCGCTGCGCTCCTACGACGAGGAGCACGCGCTCGCCCTCAAACTCCAGCGCAGCTTCCTGCCCGAGGCCCTGCCCTCTCCCGAGGGCGTCGACCTGGCGGTGCGCTACGACCCGGCGAGCAGGCACACCGAGATCGGCGGCGACTTCTACGAAGCGGTCCAAACCCCCGACGGGCTGGTGCTGGCCGTCGGTGACGTGGCCGGGCACTCCCTGGAGGCCGCCATGGTGATGGGCCAGGTGCGGCACGCGCTGCGCGCCTATGCCCTGGACGGACACGCGCCCGACCAGATCCAGGTACGGCTGGAGAAGGTGCTCGCCATCAACGACCCGGTCCGCGCGGCCACCCTGTGCATCATCCAGATCGACCGGACGGCGGGTGTGCTGCGCGTCGCCAATGCCGGCCACATCCCGCCGGTCTTCCGCGACAGCGACGGCCGCACCTGGCTCCACCACGAACACGGCCCGCTCCTCGGCATGGACCTGCCCCACCCCCCGCCGGCCGAGGTGCCGCTCACCCCCGGCACCGAGTTCGTTCTCGTGACCGACGGCCTGATCGAGCGCCGGGGTGTCGACCTGGACAAGGCGCTGGTGTCGCTGCGCGAGGCGGTGGCCCGCGGCCCCGCGAGCCCGGAAGCGATGTGCGAGGCACTGATGACGGCCTTCCCACCGGACGGCAAGGACGACGTGGCCATCCTGGCGGCCCGGCTGAGGTAG
- a CDS encoding anti-sigma regulatory factor, translating into MPGDTARRAESIELDGSAGVVKARQLVRALAQEAGLSLVDQTKLVTAASELARNTVVYGGGGRMDAEAAWSNGRSGVRLLFADEGPGIPDVELALTDGWTTGSGMGLGLSGAKRLADEFELDTGVGRGTRVTIVKWAR; encoded by the coding sequence ATGCCCGGCGACACCGCGCGGCGGGCCGAGTCGATCGAACTCGACGGGAGCGCCGGTGTGGTCAAGGCGCGCCAACTGGTGCGCGCCCTCGCGCAGGAGGCCGGACTGTCCCTGGTCGACCAGACCAAACTCGTCACCGCCGCCAGTGAACTGGCGCGCAACACCGTCGTCTACGGGGGAGGGGGCCGGATGGACGCCGAGGCGGCCTGGAGCAACGGCCGCTCCGGAGTCCGGCTGCTCTTCGCCGACGAAGGCCCCGGCATCCCCGACGTGGAGCTGGCCCTGACCGACGGCTGGACCACCGGCAGCGGCATGGGACTCGGCCTCAGCGGCGCCAAGCGCCTCGCGGACGAGTTCGAACTGGACACCGGCGTGGGACGCGGGACCCGGGTCACCATCGTGAAGTGGGCCCGGTGA
- a CDS encoding RNA polymerase sigma factor SigF, with product MAIAVAEVRVRTQEVLPEIGDPSKVAPKDARELSRLFFSRLATLEEGTPEYSYARNTLIEMNMSLVRFAAGRYRSRNPEEMEDIVQVGMIGLIKAIDRFEISREVEFTSFAVPYIVGEIKRFFRDTSWAVHVPRRLQEARVHLAQATEELRSRMGRTPSTRELAELMSLSEAEVVEARVASNGYRAASLDAALSTSDDSETPLADFIGFDDAALALVEDFHALAPVIAALDERDRQIIHMRFVEELTQAQIGERLGVSQMHVSRLLSRCLSRLREGMLTES from the coding sequence ATGGCAATCGCCGTCGCAGAGGTCCGGGTACGCACGCAGGAGGTGCTGCCGGAGATCGGCGATCCTTCCAAGGTGGCTCCGAAGGACGCACGCGAGCTGTCGCGGCTGTTCTTCAGTCGGCTGGCCACGCTGGAGGAGGGCACGCCCGAGTACAGCTACGCGCGCAACACGCTGATCGAGATGAACATGTCCCTCGTCCGCTTCGCGGCCGGCCGCTACCGCAGCCGCAACCCGGAGGAGATGGAGGACATCGTCCAGGTCGGCATGATCGGCCTGATCAAGGCGATCGACCGGTTCGAGATCTCCCGCGAGGTGGAGTTCACCTCCTTCGCCGTGCCCTACATCGTGGGCGAGATCAAGCGCTTCTTCCGTGACACCTCCTGGGCGGTGCACGTGCCCCGCCGGCTGCAGGAGGCCCGTGTCCACCTCGCGCAGGCCACCGAGGAACTGCGCAGCCGCATGGGCCGCACTCCCAGCACCAGGGAGCTCGCCGAGCTGATGAGCCTGAGCGAGGCCGAGGTCGTCGAGGCCCGTGTCGCCTCCAACGGCTACCGGGCCGCGTCCCTGGACGCCGCCCTGAGCACGAGCGACGACAGCGAGACCCCGCTGGCCGACTTCATCGGCTTCGACGACGCGGCCCTCGCCCTGGTGGAGGACTTCCACGCCCTGGCACCGGTGATCGCCGCCCTCGACGAACGGGACCGGCAGATCATCCACATGCGGTTCGTCGAGGAGCTCACCCAGGCCCAGATCGGCGAACGCCTCGGCGTCTCCCAGATGCACGTCTCCCGGCTGCTCTCCCGCTGCCTGTCCCGGCTGCGCGAAGGCATGCTGACCGAGAGCTGA
- a CDS encoding ATP-binding protein, which translates to MGPVTAPLLAEPGETVWLRVDVGLPIAARREAARLARRLGIGEDRVASVEIVATEAATNLQRHAVDGALVLRVAMDGEHAALDILSTDTGPGIADLRAALRDGTSSAGTLGVGLGAIVRLADAFDIHTLAGRGTALLARFHADGRGAAACASSGVEIGGLTRPIGGEEMCGDTWAVRYADTPAEGAEATTPLLAMMCDGLGHGPQAARAGEVAREAFRTSRGTRPQAVLEDMHRALRGTRGAAVAVVRVDFPGRQIEFAGVGNTTTCLVSDGRRSSLLSSPGIVGAHLPRARSVFADAAPGAVLVMHSDGLNDRWSPSSFPGLFARTPTVVAAQILRDAGARRDDIGVLVLKAATP; encoded by the coding sequence GTGGGCCCGGTGACCGCTCCTCTGCTCGCCGAACCCGGTGAGACCGTCTGGCTCCGGGTCGACGTCGGTCTGCCCATCGCGGCCCGCCGGGAGGCCGCACGGCTGGCCCGCCGCCTCGGTATCGGCGAGGACCGCGTCGCCTCGGTCGAGATCGTGGCGACCGAGGCGGCCACCAACCTCCAGCGGCACGCCGTCGACGGCGCCCTCGTCCTGCGGGTGGCGATGGACGGGGAACACGCGGCACTGGACATCCTGTCCACGGACACCGGCCCCGGCATCGCCGACCTCCGGGCGGCGCTGCGCGACGGGACGTCCTCCGCCGGGACCCTCGGGGTGGGCCTCGGTGCCATCGTCCGGCTCGCCGACGCCTTCGACATCCACACCCTGGCCGGTCGCGGCACGGCCCTGCTCGCCCGCTTCCACGCCGACGGCCGAGGGGCCGCCGCCTGCGCCTCCTCCGGAGTGGAGATCGGCGGCCTCACACGCCCCATCGGCGGCGAGGAGATGTGCGGGGACACCTGGGCGGTGCGATACGCCGACACACCCGCCGAGGGGGCGGAGGCCACCACCCCCCTCCTCGCCATGATGTGCGACGGGCTGGGCCACGGCCCGCAGGCGGCGCGGGCCGGCGAGGTGGCGCGGGAGGCGTTCCGGACGAGCCGCGGCACGCGGCCGCAGGCCGTCCTGGAGGACATGCACCGCGCCCTGCGCGGCACCCGGGGCGCCGCGGTCGCCGTGGTCCGGGTCGACTTCCCCGGCCGCCAGATCGAGTTCGCGGGCGTCGGCAACACCACGACCTGTCTGGTCTCCGACGGCCGCAGGTCCTCCCTGCTCTCCTCGCCCGGCATCGTCGGAGCCCATCTGCCCCGGGCGCGGAGCGTCTTCGCCGACGCCGCGCCGGGCGCGGTCCTCGTCATGCACTCGGACGGCCTCAACGACCGCTGGTCCCCCAGTTCCTTCCCCGGCCTCTTCGCCCGCACCCCCACGGTCGTCGCCGCGCAGATCCTGCGGGACGCGGGCGCGCGCCGCGACGACATCGGCGTACTGGTCCTCAAGGCGGCGACACCGTGA
- a CDS encoding FMN-binding glutamate synthase family protein, translated as MTRIALVALPLTLGLLAALAAVAASPWWCFGAVPLLALGLLGAWDLAQRRHSVLRNYPVLGHARFLLERIRPELQQYFIERNFDGRPFDRDVRTIVYERAKGTDAEQPYGTERDVHLPGYEYLVPSMAPRQAPRTPPRVRIGGPDCRRPYDMALLNVSAMSFGSLSANAILALNGGAAAGGFAHDTGEGGLSEYHLRPGGDLVWEIGTGYFGCRTQDGDFDPAEFADKAAHDHVKCVSLKLSQGAKPGIGGVLPGSKVNAEIAQVRDVPRGRTVISPPYHKLFSTPRELVRSVARLRELSGGKPTGFKLCVGSRQQFLAVCKAMLEEGTAPDFIIVDGGEGGTGAAPLEFADHVGAPLTEGLLTVHNALVGAGLRDRVRIGASGKIATGTDLVKRLVQGADYGNAARAMMFAVGCIQAQRCHTNACPSGVATQDARRARALDVRDKTPRVRRFQEATVASALEIMASMGVTDPAELRPHMLRRRIDPHTARSYAELYEWLEPGQLLDEPPEDWAADWKAADPDRFTV; from the coding sequence GTGACCCGCATCGCACTCGTCGCCCTGCCCCTGACGCTCGGCCTGCTCGCCGCCCTCGCCGCGGTGGCGGCGTCGCCGTGGTGGTGCTTCGGCGCCGTGCCGCTCCTCGCGCTGGGTCTGCTGGGGGCATGGGACCTCGCGCAGCGCCGGCACTCGGTGCTGCGCAACTATCCCGTGCTGGGCCATGCCCGCTTCCTCCTGGAACGGATCCGCCCCGAGCTGCAGCAGTACTTCATCGAGCGGAACTTCGACGGCCGCCCCTTCGACCGGGACGTCCGCACCATCGTCTACGAACGGGCCAAGGGCACGGACGCCGAGCAGCCGTACGGCACCGAGCGCGACGTCCACCTGCCGGGATACGAGTACCTGGTGCCGTCCATGGCTCCGCGCCAGGCGCCGCGCACACCCCCGCGGGTCCGGATCGGCGGCCCCGACTGCCGCCGCCCCTACGACATGGCGCTGCTGAACGTGTCGGCGATGAGCTTCGGCTCGCTGTCGGCCAACGCGATCCTCGCCCTCAACGGCGGCGCAGCGGCAGGCGGCTTCGCCCATGACACGGGCGAAGGGGGGCTTTCGGAGTATCACCTTCGGCCGGGCGGGGACCTGGTCTGGGAGATCGGGACCGGTTACTTCGGGTGCCGCACCCAGGACGGTGACTTCGATCCCGCCGAGTTCGCCGACAAGGCCGCGCACGACCACGTCAAGTGCGTCTCCCTGAAGCTGTCGCAGGGCGCCAAGCCGGGCATCGGCGGTGTCCTGCCGGGCTCGAAGGTCAACGCGGAGATAGCGCAGGTGCGTGACGTGCCCCGGGGTCGGACGGTGATCTCACCGCCGTACCACAAGCTGTTCTCCACCCCGCGGGAGCTGGTCCGGTCCGTCGCCCGGCTCCGGGAGTTGTCCGGGGGCAAACCGACCGGATTCAAGCTGTGCGTGGGTTCGCGGCAGCAGTTCCTCGCCGTGTGCAAGGCCATGCTGGAGGAGGGCACGGCGCCCGACTTCATCATCGTGGACGGCGGTGAGGGCGGTACCGGGGCCGCCCCGCTGGAGTTCGCCGACCATGTGGGCGCGCCCCTGACCGAGGGCTTGCTCACCGTGCACAACGCCCTGGTCGGCGCGGGGCTGCGCGACCGCGTCCGCATCGGCGCGAGCGGCAAGATCGCCACCGGCACCGATCTGGTCAAACGCCTCGTCCAGGGCGCCGACTACGGCAACGCCGCTCGCGCGATGATGTTCGCCGTCGGCTGCATCCAGGCCCAGCGATGCCACACCAACGCCTGTCCCAGCGGTGTGGCCACCCAGGACGCCCGGCGCGCCCGTGCCCTCGACGTCCGGGACAAGACCCCGCGTGTGCGGCGCTTCCAGGAGGCGACCGTGGCCAGCGCCCTGGAGATCATGGCCTCCATGGGGGTCACCGACCCGGCCGAGCTGCGCCCGCACATGCTGCGCCGCCGCATCGATCCGCACACCGCGCGCTCCTACGCGGAGCTGTACGAGTGGCTGGAGCCGGGGCAGTTGCTCGACGAGCCGCCCGAGGACTGGGCGGCCGACTGGAAGGCCGCCGACCCCGACCGGTTCACCGTCTGA
- a CDS encoding STAS domain-containing protein, producing the protein MTDDRGSQRLVELLTGNSEAFVAQWVTVVGESLTGRLSTAEVERELRDLYTAMCAGLATGELSVHSDGFAEVRSLLVELSRNRARQGFTPTETAISVFALKQVLEPSLTGSAGDVRAYLQLSRVLDELGLLTVEAYARTREEIISAQADQLLELSTPVVKLWDGVVAVPLVGTLDSARTQVVMERLLQALIDYNSTQAIIDITGVPAVDTQVAQHLLKTVVAARMMGADCVISGIRPQIAQTIVALGIEFGDIPTKSTLADALRHALGTIERDKKLAENRGSLL; encoded by the coding sequence GTGACCGACGACCGTGGTTCGCAGCGCCTGGTGGAGCTGCTGACCGGCAACAGTGAGGCGTTCGTCGCCCAGTGGGTGACCGTGGTGGGCGAATCGCTCACGGGCCGACTGAGCACCGCGGAGGTGGAGCGGGAGCTCCGTGACCTCTACACAGCCATGTGCGCCGGACTCGCCACCGGCGAACTCAGCGTGCACTCCGACGGTTTCGCCGAGGTCCGCAGCCTCCTGGTGGAGCTGTCCCGCAACCGTGCCCGGCAGGGCTTCACCCCGACCGAGACGGCCATCAGCGTCTTCGCCCTCAAGCAGGTCCTGGAGCCGTCACTCACCGGGAGCGCCGGGGACGTCCGCGCCTACCTCCAGCTCAGCCGCGTCCTGGACGAACTCGGCCTGCTGACCGTGGAGGCGTACGCGCGCACACGCGAAGAGATCATCTCCGCGCAGGCCGACCAGCTCCTGGAACTGTCGACCCCGGTCGTCAAGCTCTGGGACGGCGTCGTGGCGGTGCCCCTCGTCGGCACCCTGGACTCGGCGCGCACACAGGTCGTGATGGAGCGGCTGCTCCAGGCGCTGATCGACTACAACTCGACGCAGGCGATCATCGACATCACCGGCGTCCCCGCGGTCGACACCCAGGTCGCCCAGCACCTGCTGAAGACCGTGGTCGCCGCGCGGATGATGGGCGCCGACTGCGTCATCTCGGGCATCCGCCCGCAGATCGCGCAGACGATCGTCGCCCTGGGGATCGAGTTCGGCGACATCCCGACGAAGAGCACCCTGGCCGACGCCCTGCGGCACGCGCTGGGCACCATCGAGCGGGACAAGAAGCTGGCGGAGAACCGCGGGAGCCTCCTGTGA
- a CDS encoding STAS domain-containing protein: MTDRVPVLQISDVLLVSIQVDLEDHTVLDLQDDLSKRIVDTGARGVVIDISALEIVDSFVGRMLATVAAMSRVLGAETVVVGMRPAVAITLVELGLTLGGVRTALNLEAGLAALRRAVHAEQPGRA; the protein is encoded by the coding sequence GTGACCGATCGCGTCCCCGTTCTCCAGATCTCGGACGTCCTGCTGGTGTCCATCCAGGTCGATCTGGAGGACCACACCGTCCTGGACCTCCAGGACGACCTCTCCAAACGCATCGTCGACACCGGGGCACGCGGCGTCGTGATCGACATCTCCGCCCTGGAGATCGTCGACTCGTTCGTGGGTCGCATGCTCGCCACGGTCGCCGCCATGTCCCGGGTGCTCGGCGCGGAGACCGTCGTGGTCGGCATGCGTCCGGCGGTCGCCATCACCCTGGTCGAACTGGGGCTGACCCTCGGCGGCGTACGCACCGCTCTGAACCTGGAGGCCGGCCTGGCGGCTCTTCGCCGCGCCGTACACGCCGAGCAGCCGGGCCGCGCCTGA
- a CDS encoding ATP-binding response regulator codes for MPLTRQDDLFQLRRHGQAVCQALELGEAKRVRLVTLASEAGAELLGSAGLVTEFVRLAGQPHRVAVRYLWKGDQAPSHDLLTASHRLLDLCTDGPGRLLIGQDLTAPFTAEEAAERVTAELAGLRGPDMSEELRRQNSQLLQALQDERARAEELERLNKELDETNAGVMALYSELSAELEETNRGVVALYADLEDKSRRLRQASAAKTRFWANVSHELRTPVNAVISLARLLLDENADPLTAEQHQQVSLIAGSGSTLLALVEELLDTAKAESGRLEPQLVRVDLRTVLHQLRGTLSSSAAEGVTLDIADTTFPGPFTTDEVMLTRVLRNVLSNSLKFTASGTVRLTVRAEERPDGPWALLTVTDTGVGIPEDEVEQVFEEFYQVRGSHQRHVSGTGLGLPYARKLTELLGGTLTLTSRLGQGTEVTVELPAAPTHAGPVPLPQEPLLRSVVIIDDDPVFLSTLRPTLDRLAETSTEVTRSVEALRTIRTTLPDAVLVDLAMPPPDGYQVLQQISAVPSLAQVPVVVLTSMGVSDIDRARLGRARAVLSKTHLTAERLAEALGLRPAAEGRTAAAEPTDSKDTKDTPPP; via the coding sequence ATGCCCTTGACCAGGCAGGACGATCTGTTTCAACTCCGCCGGCACGGGCAAGCGGTGTGTCAGGCCCTGGAGCTCGGCGAAGCGAAGCGCGTCCGCCTCGTGACGCTGGCCAGCGAGGCGGGAGCCGAACTCCTGGGCTCCGCCGGTCTGGTCACCGAGTTCGTCCGCCTGGCCGGGCAGCCGCACCGGGTTGCCGTCCGCTATCTCTGGAAGGGGGACCAAGCGCCGAGTCATGACCTGCTGACCGCGTCGCACCGGCTCCTCGACCTCTGCACCGACGGCCCCGGCCGTCTGCTCATCGGCCAGGACCTGACCGCCCCGTTCACCGCCGAGGAGGCCGCGGAGCGGGTGACGGCGGAACTGGCGGGTCTGCGCGGCCCCGATATGAGCGAGGAGCTCCGCAGGCAGAACAGTCAGCTTCTCCAGGCGCTTCAGGACGAACGAGCCCGCGCCGAGGAACTGGAACGCCTCAACAAGGAACTGGACGAGACCAACGCGGGCGTGATGGCGCTCTACTCCGAGCTCTCGGCCGAGCTGGAGGAGACGAACCGCGGTGTCGTCGCCCTCTACGCCGACCTGGAGGACAAGAGCCGCCGTCTGCGCCAGGCGAGCGCCGCGAAGACCCGCTTCTGGGCGAACGTCAGCCACGAGCTGCGGACCCCGGTCAACGCGGTGATCTCCCTCGCCCGGCTGCTGCTGGACGAGAACGCCGACCCCCTGACGGCCGAACAGCACCAGCAGGTGTCGCTCATCGCGGGATCGGGCAGCACCCTGCTCGCCCTGGTCGAAGAACTGCTCGACACCGCGAAGGCGGAGTCCGGACGGCTGGAGCCGCAGCTGGTCCGCGTCGACCTGCGCACCGTCCTGCACCAACTGCGGGGCACCCTCTCCTCCTCCGCCGCCGAGGGCGTCACCCTGGACATCGCCGACACGACCTTCCCCGGACCGTTCACCACCGACGAGGTGATGCTCACCCGGGTGCTGCGCAACGTCCTCTCCAACAGCCTGAAGTTCACCGCCTCCGGCACGGTCCGGCTCACGGTGCGGGCCGAGGAGCGGCCGGACGGCCCGTGGGCGCTCCTCACCGTCACGGACACCGGCGTCGGCATCCCCGAGGACGAGGTGGAGCAGGTCTTCGAGGAGTTCTACCAGGTGCGCGGATCCCACCAGCGCCACGTCTCCGGAACCGGCCTGGGCCTGCCCTACGCCCGCAAGCTCACCGAACTGCTCGGCGGCACACTCACCCTGACCAGCCGCCTCGGCCAGGGCACGGAGGTCACCGTCGAACTGCCCGCGGCCCCGACGCACGCCGGGCCCGTCCCGCTGCCGCAGGAGCCCCTGCTGCGCAGCGTCGTCATCATCGACGACGACCCGGTCTTCCTCAGCACGCTCCGGCCGACGCTGGACCGGCTCGCGGAGACCAGCACCGAGGTCACCCGCAGCGTCGAGGCGCTGCGCACCATCCGCACCACGCTGCCCGACGCGGTCCTGGTCGACCTCGCCATGCCGCCGCCCGACGGCTACCAGGTGCTCCAGCAGATCTCGGCGGTCCCCTCGCTCGCGCAGGTGCCCGTCGTCGTCCTCACCAGCATGGGCGTCTCCGACATCGACCGGGCCCGGCTCGGCCGGGCGCGGGCGGTGCTCAGCAAGACCCATCTGACTGCCGAACGGCTGGCCGAGGCACTCGGCCTGCGCCCCGCCGCCGAGGGCCGGACCGCGGCCGCCGAACCGACGGACTCGAAGGACACGAAGGACACGCCGCCACCATGA